One segment of Procambarus clarkii isolate CNS0578487 chromosome 1, FALCON_Pclarkii_2.0, whole genome shotgun sequence DNA contains the following:
- the LOC138362717 gene encoding uncharacterized protein PFD1115c-like codes for MDYSPVTMDYSHVTMDYSHVTMDYSHVTMDYSHVTMDYSHVTMDYSHVAMDYSHVAMDYSHVAMDYSHVTMDYSHVTMDYSHVTMDYSHVTMDYSHVTMDYSHVTMDYSHVTMDYSHVTMDYSHVTMDYSHVTMDYSHVTMDYSHVTMDYSHVTMDYSHVTMDYSHVTMDYSHVAMDYSHVAMDYSHVTMDYSHVTMDYSHVTMDYTAT; via the coding sequence ATGGACTACAGCCCCGTGACTATGGACTACAGCCACGTGACCATGGACTACAGCCACGTGACTATGGACTACAGCCACGTGACTATGGACTACAGCCACGTGACTATGGACTACAGCCACGTGACTATGGACTACAGCCACGTGGCTATGGACTACAGCCACGTGGCTATGGACTACAGCCACGTGGCTATGGACTACAGCCACGTGACTATGGACTACAGCCACGTGACTATGGACTACAGCCACGTGACTATGGACTACAGCCACGTGACTATGGACTACAGCCACGTGACTATGGACTACAGCCACGTGACTATGGACTACAGCCACGTGACTATGGACTACAGCCACGTGACTATGGACTACAGCCACGTGACTATGGACTACAGCCACGTGACCATGGACTACAGCCACGTGACCATGGACTACAGCCACGTGACCATGGACTACAGCCACGTGACTATGGACTACAGCCACGTGACTATGGACTACAGCCACGTGACTATGGACTACAGCCACGTGGCTATGGACTACAGCCACGTGGCTATGGACTACAGCCACGTGACCATGGACTACAGCCACGTGACTATGGACTACAGCCATGTGACTATGGACTATACAGCCACGTGA